The following proteins come from a genomic window of Trifolium pratense cultivar HEN17-A07 linkage group LG4, ARS_RC_1.1, whole genome shotgun sequence:
- the LOC123924081 gene encoding embryonic abundant protein VF30.1-like, translated as MEFAHVSVLALFCLAFVGIGATPSGEDYWQSVWPSTPLPKAFYDLLIPSGKTTNLPIRANELNQYSTLFFQHDLYPGKKFTLGNTQSEGNIIRKIGKQRQGVTDSIWLANKDKQSLDDFCNSPTAKGEHKHCVSSLESMIDHVISHFGTTKIKAISSTFAQNQDQYVVEEVKKVGDNAVMCHRLNFEKVVFNCHQVRATNAYVVSLVATDGTKTNALTVCHHDTRGMNPELLYDALKVDPGTVPVCHFIGNKAAAWVPNNSVDHPCVI; from the exons ATGGAATTTGCACATGTCTCTGTTTTAGCTCTGTTTTGT TTGGCTTTTGTGGGAATTGGTGCAACACCATCCGGAGAAGATTATTGGCAATCTGTTTGGCCAAGCACTCCTCTGCCAAAGGCTTTCTATGATCTGTTGATTCCTT CTGGCAAAACTACTAACCTACCCATCAGAGCCAATGAATTGAACCAATACTCCACACTCTTTTTTCAACATGACCTCTATCCCGGAAAGAAATTTACCTTGGGTAACACTCAATCTGAGGGAAATATCATACGAAAAATCGGAAAACAGAGACAAGGTGTTACAGATTCCATATGGCTGGCAAATAAAGACAAACAAAGTCTTGATGACTTTTGTAACAGCCCAACTGCTAAAGGAGAACACAAACATTGTGTATCATCCTTGGAATCAATGATTGATCATGTCATTTCACATTTCGGAACAACTAAGATTAAGGCTATTTCAAGTACCTTTGCCCAAAATCAAGACCAGTATGTAGTGGAGGAAGTGAAAAAAGTTGGAGACAATGCAGTGATGTGTCATAGACTGAATTTCGAAAAAGTTGTATTCAATTGCCACCAAGTACGTGCAACTAACGCTTATGTGGTCTCATTGGTAGCCACCGATGGAACTAAAACTAACGCTTTAACAGTTTGCCACCATGATACAAGAGGAATGAATCCTGAATTGCTTTATGATGCTCTGAAAGTAGACCCTGGAACTGTTCCTGTTTGCCATTTCATTGGCAATAAGGCTGCTGCTTGGGTACCCAATAATTCTGTTGATCATCCTTGTGTGATCTAG
- the LOC123920267 gene encoding auxin response factor 8-like yields MKLSTSGMSQQGHEGVEKKCLNSELWHACAGPLVSLPTAGTRVVYFPQGHSEQVSATTNREIDGQIPNYPSLPPQLICQLHNVTMHADVETDEVYAQMTLQPLTPQEQKDTFLPMELGIPSKQPSNYFCKTLTASDTSTHGGFSVPRRAAEKVFPPLDFSQQPPAQELIARDLHDVEWKFRHIFRGQPKRHLLTTGWSVFVSAKRLVAGDSVLFIWNEKNQLLLGIRRASRPQTVMPSSVLSSDSMHIGLLAAAAHAAATNSCFTVFFNPRASPSEFVIPLSKYIKAVYHTRVSVGMRFRMLFETEESSVRRYMGTITSISDMDPVRWPNSHWRSVKVGWDESTAGERQPRVSLWEIEPLTTFPMYPSLFPLRLKRPWHPGTSSFLDGRDEATNGLMWLRGGPGDQGLNSMNFQGAGLLPWMQQRMDPALLGNDHNQQYQAMLAAAGLQNQGNVDLLRQQMMNFQQPFNYLQQSGNLSPLQLQQQQAIQQSVSTNILQPQGQVLAHNNRENQAQQPQHTYQDTLLIQGDPLHQKQHHSSLPTPSYSKHDFLDSGMKFTASASPSQNMLGSLCSEGSGNLLNLSRSGHSMLNEQLPQQSWDSKYSPSQVDGIGNSMSHVQYSGRDTAIVPPHCNSDSHNSVLFGVNIDSSGLLLPTTVPRYTTASADVDASTMPLGESGFQRSPYPCMQDSSELLQSVEQIDAQNQIPIFVKVYKSGSVGRSLDISRFSSYHELREELAQMYGIEGKFEDPLRSGWQLVFVDRENDVLLLGDDPWESFVNNVWYIKILSPEDIQKMGEQAIESVGPSPGQRPNNTGAESHDIVSGLPSLGSLDY; encoded by the exons ATGAAGCTTTCAACATCAGGAATGAGTCAGCAAGGACATGAAG GAGTAGAGAAGAAGTGTTTGAATTCTGAGCTATGGCATGCATGTGCGGGTCCCTTGGTGTCCCTACCAACTGCAGGGACTCGTGTGGTTTACTTCCCTCAAGGTCATAGTGAGCAG GTTTCTGCCACTACTAACAGAGAAATTGATGGCCAAATACCAAATTATCCGAGTTTGCCGCCTCAGTTGATATGCCAACTTCACAATGTTACAATGCAT GCAGATGTTGAAACAGATGAAGTGTATGCTCAAATGACGTTACAGCCGTTGACTCCG CAAGAGCAGAAAGATACGTTTCTTCCTATGGAATTGGGGATTCCAAGTAAGCAGCCTTCAAATTATTTTTGCAAGACATTGACAGCGAGTGATACCAGCACACATGGAGGGTTCTCTGTTCCTCGTCGTGCAGCTGAGAAAGTTTTTCCTCCATTG GATTTCTCACAGCAACCTCCTGCACAAGAACTAATTGCTAGGGATCTCCACGACGTCGAGTGGAAGTTTCGACATATTTTTCGGG GACAGCCAAAACGACACCTTCTTACCACAGGCTGGAGTGTATTTGTTAGTGCCAAAAGACTTGTAGCTGGAGATTCTGTGCTTTTCATTTG GAATGAAAAAAATCAGCTTCTTTTGGGAATCCGTCGAGCCAGTCGGCCACAAACTGTTATGCCATCATCAGTTCTTTCCAGTGATAGTATGCACATTGGACTTCTTGCAGCTGCAGCCCATGCTGCAGCAACGAATAGCTGTTTTACAGTGTTCTTTAATCCAAG GGCTAGTCCATCCGAGTTTGTCATACcactttcaaaatatataaaagctGTGTACCATACACGTGTTTCTGTTGGTATGCGCTTCAGGATGCTTTTTGAGACTGAAGAATCAAGTGTGCGCAG GTACATGGGTACTATAACTAGCATAAGTGACATGGATCCTGTTCGGTGGCCGAATTCTCATTGGAGATCTGTTAAG GTCGGATGGGATGAATCAACAGCTGGGGAGAGACAGCCTCGGGTATCGTTATGGGAAATCGAGCCTTTAACAACATTTCCAATGTATCCATCACTATTTCCTCTTAGATTGAAACGACCATGGCATCCCGGCACTTCTTCTTTTCTTG ATGGCAGAGACGAAGCAACAAATGGACTAATGTGGCTGCGAGGCGGTCCCGGAGACCAAGGTCTTAATTCCATGAATTTTCAAGGTGCTGGATTGTTGCCCTGGATGCAGCAGAGAATGGATCCAGCTTTACTTGGAAACGATCATAACCAACAATACCAAGCCATGTTGGCTGCTGCTGGTTTGCAGAATCAAGGGAATGTGGATCTTTTGAGGCAACAAATGATGAATTTTCAACAGCCTTTCAATTATCTTCAACAATCAGGAAATCTCAGTCCTTTGCAACTTCAGCAACAGCAAGCAATTCAACAATCTGTATCGACTAATATCCTTCAACCACAAGGCCAAGTATTGGCACACAACAATCGAGAAAACCAAGCACAGCAACCGCAACACACTTATCAAGATACACTCTTAATTCAAGGTGATCCACTCCATCAGAAGCAACACCACTCTAGTTTACCTACACCGTCATATTCAAAACATGATTTCTTAGATTCAGGCATGAAGTTTACTGCTTCAGCTTCGCCTAGTCAAAACATGCTTGGTTCGCTTTGTTCTGAAGGGAGTGGAAATCTATTGAATTTATCAAGAAGCGGTCACTCTATGCTGAATGAACAGTTACCTCAACAATCATGGGACTCGAAATATTCACCTTCACAGGTCGATGGCATTGGAAACTCAATGTCGCACGTGCAGTATTCCGGGAGAGATACAGCAATCGTACCACCGCATTGCAACTCAGATTCCCATAATTCTGTTCTGTTTGGGGTCAATATCGATTCGTCTGGCCTTCTGCTCCCTACCACTGTCCCTCGTTATACTACTGCATCAGCTGATGTCGATGCATCGACAATGCCATTAGGGGAGTCTGGTTTCCAGCGTTCTCCATATCCTTGCATGCAGGATTCATCAGAGTTGTTGCAAAGTGTGGAGCAGATTGATGCTCAAAACCAGATTCCAATATTTGTGAAG GTATACAAATCAGGTTCGGTAGGGCGCTCACTTGACATCTCGCGGTTCAGCAGCTATCACGAGCTGCGGGAGGAGTTAGCTCAGATGTATGGAATTGAGGGGAAATTTGAAGATCCTCTTAGATCAGGCTGGCAGCTTGTATTTGTCGACAGGGAGAACGATGTTCTTCTCCTTGGAGACGATCCGTGGGA ATCATTTGTCAATAATGTTTGGTACATCAAAATACTTTCTCCTGAAGATATTCAAAAAATGGGAGAACAAGCTATAGAATCCGTTGGTCCAAGTCCTGGACAAAGGCCGAATAACACTGGTGCAGAATCTCACGACATTGTTTCTGGACTACCATCATTAGGCTCACTCGATTACTGA
- the LOC123924043 gene encoding helicase sen1-like, producing the protein MEDCLHHGSLINIVFSWTLEELLNENLFKFQVPKIPRTFSSTNDYMNSFMPALVEETHTDLYSSLLSVPQASFCEIRTMEISKDFNRPYDLSYQFTLKNITDEVYGVGKYVPETGDLIAFTNIRPRSVSDLSRIGSYCHIGYIFGSKDEFNDEFPVLLSKEMQNNFDSRRNNAQKLYAVFLVNMTTNIRIWNALNSEMEGSNINIIKKVLQPYSMMEQSCHTCLSRENLGRSNSRVQNIIKPQNLNKYQEDAVLSCLHMNKCLHNDPVKLIWGPPGTGKTKTVASMLFCLLKLKIRTVTCAPTNTAVLAVASRLHTIAKDSLEHGSYGLGDIVLFGNSERMKIDSYKGLGEVFLDNRVDDLLKCLSPMTGWKNSLESMIKLLKYPQEQYDLYKNNVNEDDENVISLEEFAKENYSHVKNAYWSYKERSKNDCPMTLEEFVKKKYSYIVEQYDIFKEDKKLSVGMNMEQFLRQRFCFFGGKLKSFMKMLCTHLPTCFLPIKVAMKIFRVLELQKSLEVSMTQTKPKQVLQACDDGNDGKDIFGWFGWLSLEKEEFLQTLCFLCEAISSKLPKVTSRYGISQLCLKNACILFCTVSSSTKLYIEGMKEVEFLVIDEAAQLKECESTIPLQLLGLKRCVLIGDEKQLPAMVKSKIADKAEFGRSLFERLAMLKYKKHMLNLQYRMHPSISRFPSKEFYGGQLSDANIVREITYNKRFLEGKMFGPYSFINISKGKEQSNHDHSWKNVIEAAAISEIIGRLKNEFVRTRNNVSIGIISPYKAQVNEIQEKVKQYMISDPHFTVNVRSVDGFQGGEEDIIIISSVRSNLGGNVGFLSDRRRANVSITRARHCLWIVGNATTLTNSNSVWRRVVDDAMKRNCFHNADEDKKLNQVIEDALFEFEQLDDSASAFNKLSIRDMSETYAFTSKPLTFWRPANNISKNGDSMLQR; encoded by the exons ATGGAGGATTGTCTTCATCATGGAAGCTTAATAAATATTGTATTCTCTTGGACTTTAGAGGAACTTCTTAATGAGAATCTTTTCAAATTCCAG GTACCGAAGATTCCGAGGACATTCTCGTCAACTAATGATTACATGAATTCATTCATGCCTGCATTGGTTGAGGAAACACACACTGATTTGTATTCCAGCTTGTTAAGTGTTCCTCAAGCTTCTTTTTGCGAAATCAGGACAATGGAAATATCCAAAGACTTCAACCGTCCTTACGACTTGTCCTATCAATTTACATTGAAGAACATTACTGATGAGGTCTATGGTGTAGGAAAATATGTACCTGAGACTGGTGATCTCATTGCATTTACAAATATTCGTCCGAGAAGCGTGTCTGACTTGAGCAGGATCGGAAGTTACTGTCATATAGGTTATATTTTTGGATCAAAAGATGAATTTAATGATGAGTTTCCTGTACTGTTGTCGAAGGAGATGCAAAATAACTTTGATTCGAGGAGGAACAATGCTCAGAAACTTTATGCAGTGTTTCTCGTTAACATGACAACAAATATTCGTATTTGGAATGCATTGAACTCAGAGATGGAAGGATCcaacataaatataattaagaaagtGTTGCAGCCTTATTCAATG ATGGAACAAAGCTGTCATACTTGTTTGTCAAGAGAAAATCTCGGTCGATCCAACTCTCGAGTACAAAACATAATCAAACCTCAAAATCTGAACAAATATCAGGAAGATGCTGTTCTAAGTTGTCTTCATATGAACAAATGTCTTCACAATGATCCTGTTAAACTCATATGGGGTCCACCAGGAACCGGAAAAACAAAGACTGTCGCGTCAATGCTATTTTGTCTTCTCAAGTTAAAAATCAGAACAGTGACATGTGCTCCAACAAACACTGCAGTGTTGGCGGTGGCGTCGCGCCTTCACACCATAGCTAAGGATTCACTTGAGCATGGTTCATATGGTCTTGGTGACATAGTACTATTTGGAAATAGTGAAAGAATGAAAATTGACTCTTATAAAGGTCTTGGTGAAGTGTTTTTGGATAATCGAGTTGATGATTTGTTGAAATGTTTGTCTCCAATGACTGGATGGAAAAATAGTTTGGAATCAATGATCAAATTACTAAAGTATCCTCAAGAGCAATATGATCTGTATAAGAATAATgtgaatgaagatgatgaaaatgtCATTTCATTAGAAGAATTTGCTAAGGAAAACTATAGCCATGTGAAAAATGCATATTGGTCATACAAGGAACGTTCTAAGAATGATTGTCCTATGACATTGGAGGAATTTGTGAAGAAGAAATATAGTTATATTGTTGAACAATATGACATATTTAAAGAAGATAAAAAGTTAAGTGTTGGTATGAATATGGAACAGTTTCTAAGACaaagattttgtttctttggaGGGAAATTGAAGTCATTCATGAAAATGTTGTGTACTCACTTACCAACATGTTTTCTACCAATTAAGGTGGCCATGAAAATTTTTAGAGTTCTTGAGTTGCAAAAATCTCTTGAAGTTTCTATGactcaaaccaaaccaaaacaaGTTCTTCAAGCTTGTGATGATGGAAATGATGgaaaagacatttttggttggTTTGGATGGTTAAGTTTAGAAAAAGAAGAGTTTCTTCAAACTCTTTGTTTTCTCTGTGAGGCTATTAGTAGTAAGCTTCCTAAAGTTACATCAAGATATGGAATATCGCAACTTTGCTTGAAGAATGCATGCATTCTTTTCTGTACTGTTTCGAGTTCTACGAAGCTGTACATAGAAGGAATGAAAGAAGTGGAGTTTTTGGTGATTGATGAAGCTGCTCAACTTAAAGAATGTGAATCAACTATTCCATTGCAATTGCTTGGCCTCAAACGTTGTGTTCTCATTGGTGATGAGAAACAACTTCCTGCTATGGTTAAAAGCAAG ATTGCTGACAAGGCTGAATTTGGAAGAAGCTTATTTGAGAGGCTAGCAATGTTGAAATACAAGAAACATATGCTTAATCTTCAATATAGAATGCATCCATCTATAAGCAGATTCCCAAGTAAAGAGTTCTATGGTGGTCAACTTTCTGATGCTAACATTGTAAGAGAAATAACTTACAACAAACGTTTCCTTGAAGGAAAAATGTTTGGCCCTTACTCTTTCATTAACATATCTAAGGGTAAAGAGCAGTCTAATCATGATCATAGTTGGAAGAATGTGATTGAAGCTGCTGCAATCTCTGAGATTATTGGAAGACTTAAAAATG AGTTTGTGAGGACAAGGAATAATGTTAGCATAGGAATCATATCTCCATACAAGGCACAAGTTAATGAAATCCAAGAGAAAGTGAAGCAGTACATGATTTCAGATCCTCACTTCACCGTTAATGTCCGTTCTGTTGACGGCTTTCAAGGTGGCGAAGAAGATATCATTATAATATCTTCTGTCAGATCCAACCTTGGTGGAAATGTTGGCTTTCTTTCCGACAGAAGAAGAGCAAACGTTTCAATCACCAGAGCTAG ACATTGTCTTTGGATAGTAGGAAATGCAACAACTTTAACCAACAGCAATTCTGTGTGGAGAAGGGTTGTTGATGATGCTATGAAAAGAAACTGTTTCCATAATGCTGATGAGGACAAGAAATTGAATCAAGTTATTGAGGATGCTTTGTTTGAGTTTGAACAGCTAGATGATTCTGCATCAGCATTTAATAAACTAAGCATAAGGGACATGTCAGAAACTTATGCTTTCACTAG CAAACCATTGACATTTTGGAGACCCGCGAACAATATATCGAAGAATGGAGACAGTATGCTGCAGCGTTAA